ATGTTCTGCTTGGCGCGCAGCGTCGGGATGCCCAAGGTGACCGCCGTGGCTTCGACCTGCTGCAGTTCCGCCGCCTTGAACGCGGCGTCCGCGGCGTCCTTCGCGGGCTCCTGTTCGGGTTCTTCGTAGAAGCCCTCGGAGCGTTCGAAGCTGGCGACGACGCGCCCCGTTTCCTGCTCCTTGAACTGCCCTTCGCCGCTGTTGCCGTCGACGAGATAGGTGCGCTTTCCCAGCGAGGTCCGGTCGGTCGTGTTGTCGTTGTTGGCTACTTCCTCGACGGGCTCCTTCTTGCGCGGGTCGACGCCGGCGGCCTTCGTTTCCACGCCCGCGCCTTTTCCCCATTGCGCCTGTGTGGACGGCTTGAACGAACGGAGGATGCTTTTGGGGTCGGTGAAATACTCCAGTGTCAGGACGGGCGGCTGGTCCAGCATACGGGGATGGAAATGGAGTTCGTCGTCCTGGACGTAGAACATGTACCCGGCGACACCATCACCCTCCTGATCACGCGCTTTGTCCGCGAGTTCTTTGAGGAATTGCGCGTCGGAAATGTTGGACTGGATCACGCGGAGGTGGTAGCCGACCGTGGGCTTGACCACGGGAATCAGACCGTTCGCCGCGGCGATTTCCTCGGCGATCTCCGAATACAGGATGCCCGGAGCGGGCTTCTGCCAAACCTTCTGATTCTCCTTGCCTGAGAGCTTGTATCCCTTGTCGTAGGCTTTGAGGCGGATTGTCGCTACGCCGTCCTCGGGGAAGTCGCAGTCGATTTCCTTGATGACGGCCTTCTTGACCGGGGACAGGTTGCCGATGTAGCCGAAACGGGCGACGATCTCGTTGCCCTCCTGGAACAGGGGATCGTCCGTGAACAACAGCCCCCGGTTGGCCACGGTCAGTTCCATCACGTCCAGTTCTTCTTCGTTGTCTTCGAAGACGAATGACGTGATCTCCTGCGTGATGTCCAGGGAAAGCTGCTGCCCCTCAATCTGGATGAGGAACGTCGGTTTGAATACGTCGAGTTCCATCCGGCCTCCAGTCGGGCGCACAACGCCCTCGGAGGTTATCTACCGGAAAGCGGGGAAATGCCCGTGCGAGCCGATTTGAGGAGCACAGGGTGTGCCCAAAATGCCCACGAACGGGGCGCAAAAAAAACTTGACTTTTGCGGATCGGACGGGAGTAGAATGAACCCATTCATCGAGAAGTAGTACCGCTGTGCTACGGATTTTTGGAGCGCCGGGGGAGTCGCTGAATGGGTGAAGCGACTGCGACGCGCCCGACGCCACACGCCGA
This region of Candidatus Hydrogenedentota bacterium genomic DNA includes:
- a CDS encoding phage late control D family protein; translation: MELDVFKPTFLIQIEGQQLSLDITQEITSFVFEDNEEELDVMELTVANRGLLFTDDPLFQEGNEIVARFGYIGNLSPVKKAVIKEIDCDFPEDGVATIRLKAYDKGYKLSGKENQKVWQKPAPGILYSEIAEEIAAANGLIPVVKPTVGYHLRVIQSNISDAQFLKELADKARDQEGDGVAGYMFYVQDDELHFHPRMLDQPPVLTLEYFTDPKSILRSFKPSTQAQWGKGAGVETKAAGVDPRKKEPVEEVANNDNTTDRTSLGKRTYLVDGNSGEGQFKEQETGRVVASFERSEGFYEEPEQEPAKDAADAAFKAAELQQVEATAVTLGIPTLRAKQN